AAAGCTCCATTATTTACTAAAGAAGTGAGaagaataattgaataaacGTGTTGTGATGCACTTGATTAAGCCGCGGTTTGGGCAAGGAGAGTAGAAGAGAGTAGTTTTGTAATGTTTTAGGAAATTGGACactttgcttttggttttttaattaGTTGAGTTTTTCAACCACTCTTTGACACTTGGTTGATCATGCCTCATTATGTACTTTTGTTCTCCCAATCTTTTCATACTGCAGAGAGGAAGAAACTTCTAGATTACTGATCATATTAGTCTACTATGATGCTGTGTTGTTAAAGAGTGATTCTCTACTAATTATTTTCTTGAATTATTATTCTTCAGGTTGTTTTTCTTGAACCTGCTGATGCTCGAGCAGCTTTTAAAGGTTTAGCATACAAGCGCTACAAATAAGTGTTGATAAACTTGTATGTAGGTTCCagctttcatgtttgtattatcTTTGTGGGGGTGAGGCTACTTATATTCTCCTAGTTTAGAAACGAGCTGGTTTTTATTTGCTTCCTAGTTCAAATACACGATACTTCTATGTTGAATGCTCAGATTTTTgaaccatttattttatttattgattggaatttggataatatgtcaaattttagtccaaaagtccaaaaccatttcgggattcccgatttgtcccgaaatccctaaactatttcgggattcccgaaaatttggtttgggatcggtattgaaattgggattcccaaaaatttcggtttgggaatcgTGACGAGTTTCGATATGGGATCCCATATTGAACCACCCTTAGTTGATCTTGGCCACAAGAGCAAATGTTTCTGTATAATCGATTCCATATTTTTTAATGTACCTTTTTGCTACCAGTCTTGCCTTGAAGCGATCCACCATCCCATCAACTTTGTATTTCACAATATAgacccatttgcatcccacaTGTTTCTTGCCACCTGGCAAGTCTGTGATCTCCCAagtagcattcttcttcaaagacttcaaTTCTTCATTCATTGCTGCTTGCCAACGTGGATCAGCTAAAGCCTCATGCACACTATTAGGAATAGATACGGTAGATAATTGATATACAAATGACTTATTTGATTCTGACAAGTGGTTGGTAGACACATAATTACTTAACGGGTATAACACATTAGATTATGGGTTGGGTCTATTAACTGGGTACCTAGTTTTGCATTTAGGGTCTGCTTCATAAGTAAGTTTAGGAATACCTCGGTTGACACGATTAGGGAGACGACATGGTGGTGGTGCATCCGGGAGCGAAGACGAttgattatggatattatgGCTCAAAGATGGTGAGACCGACTGTGAGGTAGCCAACAGCACTGAGTTGTCCAATAGTGAAGTAGGTAGGGAAGTTTCTGGCTGTGTCAATCCTTCTTATTCAAGGTTTTCAACATTGTtttcatgtgaatgatcaccacttgaCTCCAAGACATCACCACTTAATTCCAAGTTATTCACATCATTATTCTCTTGTGAATCATCACCACTTTTCTCCAAGACATCACCACTTAAATCCAAATGACTCACAATATCTATATCAGGAACAGTATAATAAAGAGTTTGAACTTCTACCTGATTCTCCCCCTGAAGTCCATACTCATAATGGGCAAAGTACATATCGTTTTCATGAAATGCAACATCCACAGTGACAAACAACTTCTTAGTCGGAGGGTGATAACAGCGATATCCTTTCTGATTTAAGGCATAACCCACAAACACACACCGTAAAGCTCGAGGTTTAAGCTTACTTCTCTGCTATTTATGGAGATGAACGAAGGCCACACAGCCAAACACATGAGGTGGAAGATTTGGTACTGCATGAGCATCAACATGTGAAGAGAGAGCCTGAAGTGGtgtttgaaaatcaatttaCAGGGATGGAACACAATTAATGAGATACGCAGCTAAGGTGAGAGCTTCTCCCCAATAGGACAATGGGAGATGTGCCTCGAGTAAGGAAGCACGAACAACCTCCAGAAGGTGACGGTTCTTGcgttctgcaactccattttgttgtggagtatatgGACATGTAGTTTGATGAACGATACCCTGATGATCCAAAAAAGTACGAAGTTCAGAGTTCATATACTCACCATCATTATCACTTCTGAGAACCTGTATTCGTGACTTATATTGCACTTGCACCATTTTGTGAAATTGTTGGAACAAGGAAGTAACTTCACTTTTGGACTTCATCAAACAAACCCAAGTCATACGtgtgcaatcatcaataaaagtaacaaaccaataaGCACCACCAAATGTAGCAGTTCTagatggtccccaaacatcagaatggATTATTATAAATGGAACAGAAGTTTTTGTAAAACTGGACGGAAACGAAGTACGATGACTTTTAGCCAattcacaaacaccacatttaaagCTAGAAACATCATTCTTAAGAAAGAGGCTAGGAAACAACCTTCGTAAATAACCGAAAGAAGCATGACCAAGTCtacgatgccacaaccaaacctCCGAAGCTTTATTCTGCTCCCCCTGAGGTCCTCCCACAGTAAGAGCTTGAGTTAACATCTGGGTACTGCTCGATGTTAGTTCCAAGTAGTAAAGCTTCCCATTTctaataccataaccaatcgtcTTACGAGTCCGAATATCCTTAAATACACAAAAGAAAGGCCAAAAAATCACAAGACAATGTAGGGCGACGGTTATTTAAGTGACatataataaattataattaagAGAAGGAACAACAAGCACAGTATCAAGACTAAGGGTATCTGAAATGGAGACAGTTCCTTCCCCAATAATAGGGGCAAGATTACCATTGGCAACACTCACGACAGTTTTGGTGGATGGTTTTAAGGTTTGTACCTATCTAgaatcacaagtcatatgttTAATAGCACCATAATCAATTATCCACGTATTATTCGTAACAGAGGCAGAAACCTTTAAAGCCTTACCATTCATACCTGCAGTAGTAGAGTCAGACACTTCTTCAACTATATTTTCAGGAACTATATTCACATCAGCAAACGTTGTACGCGCAGTCTTATTCTTATGTTCGATTTGGTCGAATCGAGATTGAGCGGTATGACTCCAGACTGCCATTTCCAAGCAGCTTCAATTAACACGGGGCAACAAGAAAGAAGCAaccacaaacaaccaattaatGGTAAAAAACCAAATCAATGATTTTGTGCCCGTGTGggccaaaaaaccaaaaaaataaaaaaacaattgtgttccttttttcttgttttgtccTTTCTGccgtttttctttcttccttttttattttttttttccttttcttcttctgatGAACAATTGCAGACTTTAGCAAAACAACTTTAACGCAAAGAACAAAACTGCAGAAGTTCAGTGAACGACGGAAcgggaaggaaagaaaaaaaacaatagtTGGCGACTGCAGATCTGTAGCAAAGCGTGGGTGGCTATCGGGTTTAGGACTTTGAAGAAGCAGCCGCGATAGGCAGACGGCGTGAGTTGTAAGGACGGGTACGGTTAAGGTGCGAGACGGCACGGTGGTACGATGGCGAGAATGTAGATGCGACTGTTGCAGTAATAACCTGCAAGTTTGTGGGCTATTCGATCTGGGGCAACCAGATGGCCCAGCGGGTTGTGGTAGGTGGATGCAGAGATCGGTGCGGTAGACTCGGGTCCAGCAACGACGATGTCACTCGCTGGTCGGACGGCGCGCTGCACGAATGGCTGCACGGCTGGTGGTTCTGGGTTCTCGGTCAGCAACGACGGCGTCGCTCGCTGGTCAGACGGCTCTGCACAACTAGCTGCGCGActgattcttttatttttatttttttttatttatatatataacctaggctcttgataccaagaagagaatgcttttGTTTTGGAATGAATGTATTTCTATTCATCTCTCAAGGAGGGATTTATAAGATATTACAATCCTATCACTaaggaaagaaataatttacataaaaacataataaaCTAAGAATCCCAAGATTACAGGAATATATACACAAAAGTCAACGCTGgcactacaagaaaaatgggCTAAGAACACAATTGATATGTGCCCTTTGCATTTTCATTGAGCACAAAAACATATTTGTGCTTTTTAAGTTCCATTGAGCACCAAAGTATCTCAAATGTGCCCTCTAACAAATAAGCACATTAGTTTGTGTCATGTAATTGTGCctacaaaaatttgaaatgtcCTTTTAAATGTtagagagagatttttttttttattaatttacacacacacaataaagGTTTTTGTGCCCTCTAATtgaatatatttaaataaaaaaatatgtttttgtgcCCTTTACATTTACCTTTTTCCCTATTCCCAACTCCCTTACActcttaattatttaaaactaagccaacaaaataaaaaaaataaaaaatcaacagTCATCATTGCACCAGAGTTTTATGTGGGTATTTTACTAATACGTCGACAAACTTAAGTCATTACTTTTTGTAATATGTTTGCTTAACAAAAATGGGAAAATGAAGAAATCGAAAAGACTTACCATATCCAAAttcattcctttctttttcaaatcGTTGATTGTATCTCGTCAATGGTCAATTGGTCATGAATTTGACCAAATCCTTAGAATTTGTAAAATTAACCATCGACACAATGATTTTAGCAAGATTCTTGTACTCCTAATATACATTCCCAAAATTTGGCTTAAAGAATGATAATTTTTCGGTGTGCCCGAAACACTGGATGATAGTCATTATTAAGTAGAgggaagttttatttttaaagtgtCCCTCTACTTATAATGACATACGGTGTATGAACCTATGTTTCAAATACAATGAATATCTCCTAAAGAACTGCTAAGTTAAGTAGCTAAACAAATAGGAAAGTCCATGCAATTTTGCACGCATACCTTACTTCCGTTAAAAACCGCATTGACGAGAGTCTCATACAATTAATGGCAGTCTGCAGATGAAGAAATAAACACCATGGTAGTCTGCAAACGAAGAATAATTTAGCGAAATCGGAATTTGacacacttttttttattaatgcaCATTCATGTTTATAAATCATTTCGATTCcacaaaataaagaagaattaatAGACAATTTTTATTTACAGGTGTGTAGAAATCATTTCTTTAAATTTATTCCATTTTATAAACAACATCGTCAAGCGGTGCACTCAAATGACACAATTTGAAAATAAATGCCCATTGaatattaataattataaatttcctttttgtgacatattttaaaaattgtGTCCAGTAAatagtaaaaaataataaatcatTCCACTttccatacaaaaaaaaaacatgtttgcACAATTATGATTTGTGCACGTGAATTATTTTAGTATTATTTATGTTTGAGTGGTGTGTCGTGGGACCCACCCACCTGTGAGTCCCTCTTCCCCGTGCAAACCCCCTCATTTTCCACTCTCTTTCTGCCATCCCCATCCCCCACACTCAAACTCGAATCcctcatttgaattttttattattaatttacaGCATACAATATGGGCTTTTGTGCCCTCTAATtgaatatatttaaataaacaaatatgtTTTTGTGCCCTTTAAACCAGATTCCACTTATCTGGTTCCTTTACActcattaaattatttaaaattaatttttgacACCCCATGTGGGTCTTCACGCCTTCCTGTGTATCACTATCTTCTTCACTACAACACTCTTTCGTCTCTCATTCACACAACCCTTCTCTTATGAACTCTCTCTACTTCTCCACTCTATTCTCTGTAATATCCCTCACCATCTCTGTGCTCACTGCACAAAAAATCGCAGCACCATCTCCACCTCATTCGCCACTCTGGTGAACCTTGCCACCACCCAAACACCACACTggcacacacactctctctctcctctctcccccTATCTCCCCCTCTCGGCTTCTTCCTTGACAGACAAAAGCACATAAGGAATGACGGTGGGGGAACTGCCATTCTCTGGCGAGGCAACCACCAACTTTATTCCTCTCGTCACCACGGACTCCCATTACTTTTTGCTTTCTGGAAACCAAAATCGACGCGGTGAAGTGACGAGCTCTGTCGCGGCCTGACTTCCCCGATGAGATTTTCCGTTGAATCTAGTATAGGTGAGTCTCGAAAACACCTTAGTTAGGTTCTCTAGGTTGTTTAGAAACGTTTTCATGCACTAGATGCCTGATTTGTTTAAGGTTGGATGCAATTTCAACTCGGGATAAATTCCCCAGATTTCCGGTGAGGCCCGCGAGTTTCAGGCTGATTTTAGGCTATCACTGGCCGCCGAATGGCCGTGAGGAATGTATATTTTGAATCCTTACCTTCGTAACtttttttgggcttttgaatcactgaaaatgattttgttttgGGAACGAATTCTAAAACCCCTGGTGTAGCTGCATGGGATGGCGCGTGGAGCTGTGTGTGGTACTGCTGGGGATGGCACGTGGTGCACAGACGCCTTCACCGAAGGATGAATGGCTGAAAGGAAGAATATACGTTTGAAATCATTaccttgttttttttctttaatttataatGTTGATTACTTGGTTCAGTCTGATTTGTCAAGAAGAGAAACTATGAGCAATATTTTCCTCTATTCAGATCTGGtgttttcaaatgtttgtttcaGGTTGTAATGTGTTACgatgttatttaaaaaaaaaatttcttttttttttaatattttactgATAGggcataattacaaaaattgtgCTAACATGAATTTGAAATGTCACCTAACATATGTGTCGGAACAGGGGCACAAAAATACCCTTATCTGTGCTCAACCCTTTGAGCACCAATAGCCATATTGTGCTCTCTAATCAATGGTGACGCCCATAGAGGGCACAAATACAAATTTAGTTGTTGCATCGTTGCTATTGCTCTATGGGCACAATTGTTGGTGCTCTTTAGCCTCAAATGGCACATATAATTTATTGTGTGCAGTGCCCATTTTTGTTGTAGTGTGGTCCTTTTAACTTTGTGCCATTTTTTGTATTCGTTCAACCAAGTTCGTGTATTGCTATAAATATCCAACGGATCTAGAGCTGAACCACTCCACACAAAGGAATTGTGTTCCTTCCAGATACTCCATACAATAGCCAATGACATATCAAAGCTCTCCCTTGTCAACGAAGCCGCGAACTCCCCCAGCCATTCACGCATCTTGCCAAGTCTATCCCTGTCACTAAAAACTATTTTAGTGAAATTGCTTTGGGTtgcaaaagcactttaagtgctttttgaaAGAAGCACCATATATATGCTTCTTACAAGAAACACTTAAAAGTGTTTGTTCAAGATCTACTAGGATTTTattaagaattgatttaaaaacattttctccaaatttgttttcaagtcattttaaaATCACTTTCAAACGAGTTCTTGACAAGTTGTCTAATTTTTAGTGGTTGTCTCTACACCCCTCTAGCTGAGATAAAACATGGACTTGAAGTAATTAATAGAAATCGACCCTTTAAAAAATGTATTGTATGAACGTATGAAATTTGACAAACTCATATTTACTTGATACAAGTTCTTGGATGTAATGATAATCAATCTCAATGTGTTTTATTCAAGCATAAAACACATGATTTGTTGTCAGTGATACAAAGCTATTTCCAAAACATAAAAGTTGATGGTGTGGGCAGTGTGAAACCATTATCATGAAACAACTTGTAAGTCCTGGCATTTTTATCAACATAGATAGCCAATGATCTATCCAACCTTTGTGAAAgattttgcaaaaatgacaCTCCATCTAATCAAAATTTGGCCAAGAAATATGTAATTGTCACTCATGATCTTTTataaaagggtaatgctagagagatcaaaattttaaatcaaattgtgtaaaccaaatgatgtggttgatgatgattgaattattagttaaggtgggtgtattcaattgagaatgtgagagattttaatggatttataaattcatggatttttatggagtttaattgatatgtagagactccatataaaattttaattcaattcccttgaaatctcatgggaagaggtgagatttgtggatgtttaaaatacactatgaaatctcttcaattccctctaattcctcaactttctcaaattctttaaaatcaatttctaattaaatacacctggaatgttataaacttctttaaaatcctaattgaatacaccatgatttataaggattttaataaactatcttaaaattctaattgaatacacctagaatttcagagaatcacttgaaatcctgattgaatacccctagattctaTACTCTTTCCATCCTCttctattttgtgtggtcacggttaagccatgtcaacattttatattcctattactttttgttttattatttttataaaaaaatcaatataaaatattgacgtggtttaaccgtgaccatacaaacaggaggggatgagaagagtatgaatatgggagggcagacaatccacctcccatTTTCCTTGATGGAATTGTGGATGACAAATGCACGGAGGTGCCACGTTGCCTTTGGAATGAGGATCCTTTTGGGATTCTTTTGTGAGGATCCTCACGTTCGTACATCGTATATCGTGTAGttagaaattattataatttttttatttaaaattgaatataaatggtatctaacgaaaactagttgcatgatatacgataaacggatgTGATTAGAGGATCCTCATGATCCTCACAAAGATGATCTGGAAGGATCCTCATTATTGCCAAACGACTTTGAGTTTAGGGGGTCAATTATAAAAACTTTTAGTAAAAATGGCAAACACAGAAAAGAGGAAAAATTCAGGGGCATAAATGCAATTTtccaaatgaaatgaaatttagCCTATGCTGGCTCATAAGTTTTAATCGTCCGAACAAGCCCCCACAAAATTCCGAGGAAATGAGGGTATAAAGTAAAATCCTGTCACCGTCCCATTGAGCTGCTGCTGTAGATAGATAGAGCCTAGAGGGAGACCCTTTGTCTTCTCCTTCACTGACACCTCGAGTAACCTCCTCCTCGTCCTCCTCCTAAAAGCCAAACCCTTTTAATTTCTATGGTCTTTTGAGTGAATGGCTTCATCTCTTTTCGCAAGGACTCTCCTGGGTCATCGCCTTTTGCACTCttcctctcactctctctgccAAAAGCCCCAATTTTTCACCTCCCTCTTCAATGTAAGTAGCAAGCTTCCTTTCTTTTCGTGTTTAATCTTCGATTTTGGTTTGTGGGTTTTGTTCTTTTCGATGATATGCTCATTCCCTTTTGGTTAATTTTTGGTCTTTTGGTTTTAGCCGGTCATTTTTCTTGCTCTATATATCtcaatttttgtattttgttcaTGGGTTTTAGTTTTTTCAGTGAATTGAGTTAGGAAATTTGGTCTGGAATGTTTGGGAGTGCTTTCCTGACAAGggtttttctttgtttgatcAGTTAAGTGATTTGTTCTGATGTTGTAGTTTACTATTGTGAAGATGTTTAGTGTGATTGTTATGTAAACGGTCTTAGTTCCTGAATGTATTCAATGACCCTAGCAGCTCCGTTTGACTCCGGTAGCCATGAACTGGAAAGAAGGGAATTTGTTGGAGTCTGCTTGTATGTTTTCTAGATTCCCCCCTTTGATTGTCGTTATGATATAAAGTGTTCGGTATTGTAGTTCTCGAAGTGATTTATTGGCTGTgtgtttaattaaatattatatacACTACTTGGATATCGATTGATGTAGATTACTCTGTCTAATTTACATAACAAATTCGATCAAACCATTGAAAATCCTGTAGTTTCTTGGGCGGAAGAGCTTCCTTTAAAGATGTTTTTCTGGATTGAGTGATTACAGTGGAATCGTTGAGAAACATTTATTCTTCATAGTGTGCAAAGATTATTGCACAATCCTCTTTACCCAAAAATTCATGTTTTATTTTAAGAGGCCTTGTCCGAATCATCCACAATTGTTCGTCTTCTCAGTGATTCCATTTTGATTTGCACTTCATAACATTTGGGAAGTAGTTAACTTAATCATTAAGTTTGTTTATTAATTTGAAATACGCTCTTCAGTTTGAGCCGTTTACTAAATCTAATATTTTTTCTTATGTCAAGATTTAACATAATGATTTTTCTGTCAATGCAGAAGGGAACAGAACACTTTCAAGCTGACCTTACCTATACAAATTATAGAACATCTGCCTGGGTTCCTCGTGTTATGGCTTCATCAGTAGCTGGCGCAAGAGCTGATTTTTCAACACAATCTGTGTCTACAAAAGAGCCTGTTGTTTCTGTTGATTGGCTCCATGCTAACCTCAAAGAGCCTGATCTGAAGGTACCGTGTTTTGGCTTGTTTATACTGAACTATTTATTCATCCTCCCCTTTCTTCCACTGGAGTGTAAGTCTGGAATAAGTTGAATATATTACTAATGAATGCTTGATGCTCAGCGCTCGTTCACCTTTTattatatgtaatttttttcaattggtTCATAATGTATGTTGTCATCATCATGATTTTCTAATTGGAGACGGCACTTCTGTTCTGCTTTCCTATATGCTTCCTTTTTCCCTATGTAtgttggtaaactttttttagTTATCTACTTCAGGTGCTAGATGCGTCTTGGTATATGCCTGATGAGCAAAGGAATCCAATTCAAGAGTATCAGGTGCTCACCAAGCTTTCTGGACTGATGCTGTCATGTGATAATTCTTAATAATATCTGTATCAATTGATTCAATTCCAATCTTGTTCTAAGATCTTCATGTTATTTCATATTGCTTCATTTTCCACTACGGCTCATTTTGGTCAAAAGTAAGATGTTTTCTATTCTATGTTTCTTGTCAAAATATGATATCAGATTGCACTAGTATCACTAGCAATGAATACTAGTGTTGGATGTTGAAATCAGCAgccttattttctttgtttcttgaGCTTCATTCTGGCCCTTTTTTCACATTAGGGAAATAAGGAAGAAACTAGTATGGCCACAAAACGCCTGAGTCTATTTTCTTAACATGCCAACTATATTCTTAGCGATTTATTTCATTCCACTAGTTTGAATTAACTTAGAAATACATTCTTATTAGCCATTTTGGAGAAGAATTCAGATTATATGATTAAGCTGTTAATATTAATCTGATGAATGACtgttgaccaaaaaaataaatatgatgAATGATTCTTCATGTCAACAAATTCTGATGAATAGTTCTTGATGTTGTTCTTATGAGTGTGTGGGCCATAATGGCCAGGCATATACACCACTTTTCTAACTATCTTGCTCTTTCCTGTTCTCTCTTATTGAAGACTAGAATTATGACTTGTAACAGTTACTGCATATGTTACCATCAGAGGAAGCCTTTGCTGCTGCTGTTTCTGCTCTTGGCATTGAGAACAAAGATGATCTTGTTGTGTATGATGGAAAAGGGATCTTTAGTGCAGCTCGTGTGTGGTGGCAAGTTATGGAACTGATTCGGAAGATTTAAAGTTTTAACTCATCTGAAATGTGATAAAAAATTGTGTTTTGCGCTTTTTCATTGTGTGACAATCTAATGTTTCATTTCCTTATAAAAATGAAAGGATGTTCCGAGTATTTGGCCATGACAGAGTTTGGGTTTTAGATGGAGGCCTGCCAAGGTGGCGTGCATCTGGATTTGATGTTGAATCTAGTGCCTCTGGTGATACAATTTTGAAAGCTAGTGCTGCCAGTGAGGCAATAGAGAAAATATACAAGGGACAAGCAGTAAGTTCATTATATACTTGTCTCTGAAAACAGTTATGTTTTAACACTGACTGAGATTTTGGAATTCTCTGACTCCAAAAGCCATTAGCATATGGTTATGGTTATTACAGTATGTTTTGTGAAATCTAGATgttgttctttttatttatgtttttcatagttttaTTGTGGACGCTTAAGCCAGGATAAATGTCTTAAATCATAGgttctctctttatttttcaCTTCCTCAATTCTTGTAGTGTCTGTTTGCAGTCTACTTTCTCTATACCTTGTACATTGTAGATTTCTTGAGATCTAGAAAATTGCAATTCTCTCCTCTAGTGACATAAGTAAAGAAATTTGGAAGTTTGATGGGGGGTTGAGCTGTTGAATGTTATCCTAGAGTTAAGAACTTTAGTTTTCCATTCTTTGGGAAAATGAGGGTGTAGGGTTCGGTCAGTCCTTGCAGGTCCCATGTCGACTAAATTGACCTTGTCTGACGTGACacttttcctaagtttttatGATAACATGTGATAGTTTTCAAGGCTGCTTGTGATGGTTTTGGGGAAGAATTTTTGTTCTGCAGGTTGGGCCCACCACATTTGAGACTAAGTTTCAGCCACATCTTGTCTGGACTCTTGATCAGGTTTGGTTTCTCTATCTTAATTGACTAGTAAAGGTGCATATCTTGAATTCAGCCCTGAAATTTGTGGCAAGTATGGGTTTTCAACTGACAAATTAACCAATTCTGCTACCTTTGTTTTTTATACTCTTGTTTTATACTTCCTACTGTATTTTTCAGGTTAGAAAAAATGTTGAGGAAGGAAGTCACCAACATATAGATGCCCGATCAAAGGCCAGGTATTCTTTATGCT
This genomic interval from Malus domestica chromosome 05, GDT2T_hap1 contains the following:
- the LOC103419846 gene encoding thiosulfate/3-mercaptopyruvate sulfurtransferase 1, mitochondrial-like, producing the protein MASSLFARTLLGHRLLHSSSHSLCQKPQFFTSLFNKGTEHFQADLTYTNYRTSAWVPRVMASSVAGARADFSTQSVSTKEPVVSVDWLHANLKEPDLKVLDASWYMPDEQRNPIQEYQLLHMLPSEEAFAAAVSALGIENKDDLVVYDGKGIFSAARVWWMFRVFGHDRVWVLDGGLPRWRASGFDVESSASGDTILKASAASEAIEKIYKGQAVGPTTFETKFQPHLVWTLDQVRKNVEEGSHQHIDARSKARFDGTALEPRKGIRSGHVPGSKCIPFPQLLDSSATLLPADKLKARFDEEGISLESPVVTSCGTGVTACILALGLHRLGKPDVPVYDGSWTEWGAQSDTPVDSSTESA